A stretch of Candidatus Sphingomonas phytovorans DNA encodes these proteins:
- the greA gene encoding transcription elongation factor GreA gives MATVDKMPMLQEGYEKLNADLKRLKAERPTIVDAIEEARAHGDLSENAEYHAAKERQGQIEASISDIEDKLSRAQVIDPRDLSGDKVVFGATVTLLDEDDKPIRYQIVGQTEADAKGGRISYNSPLGRALIGRKVEDEVEVTVPSGDRYYVVSKIEFI, from the coding sequence ATGGCGACCGTCGACAAGATGCCGATGCTGCAGGAGGGCTATGAAAAGCTCAATGCGGACCTGAAGCGCCTTAAAGCGGAGCGCCCGACCATCGTCGACGCGATCGAGGAAGCGCGCGCGCATGGCGACCTCTCCGAAAATGCGGAATATCATGCCGCGAAGGAGCGGCAGGGCCAGATCGAGGCATCGATCTCCGACATCGAGGACAAGCTGTCACGTGCGCAGGTGATCGATCCGCGCGACCTGTCGGGCGACAAGGTGGTGTTCGGCGCGACCGTCACCTTGCTCGACGAGGACGACAAGCCGATCCGCTACCAGATCGTCGGCCAGACCGAGGCCGACGCCAAGGGCGGGCGCATCTCGTACAACTCGCCGCTGGGCCGCGCGCTGATCGGGCGCAAGGTCGAGGACGAGGTCGAGGTGACGGTACCGTCGGGCGACCGTTATTATGTCGTCTCGAAGATCGAGTTCATCTGA